In Raphanus sativus cultivar WK10039 chromosome 5, ASM80110v3, whole genome shotgun sequence, the following proteins share a genomic window:
- the LOC108860600 gene encoding UDP-URONIC ACID TRANSPORTER 1 has protein sequence MNNKKNPDQKPEMSSSSSSSPPKKQTLFISSLIIIWYTSNIGVLLLNKFLLSNYGFKFPIFLTMCHMSACAILSYLSIVFLKLVPLQHLRSRSQFMKVATLSVVFCASVVGGNVSLRYLPVSFNQAVGATTPFFTALFAYLMTFKREAWVTYGALVPVVTGVVIASGGEPGFHWFGFIMCISATAARAFKSVLQGILLSSEGEKLNSMNLMLYMSPIAVVALLPVTVVMEPDVMSVTLSLARQHKYMWALLLVNSVMAYSANLLNFLVTKHTSALTLQVLGNAKGAVAVVISILIFRNPVTVVGIGGYSITVLGVVAYGETKRRFR, from the exons ATGAACAACAAGAAGAACCCAGATCAGAAACCAGAGATgtcctcgtcttcttcttcatctcctccaAAGAAACAAACCCTCTTCATATCATCCCTAATCATCATCTGGTACACCTCCAACATCGGCGTTCTCCTCCTCAACAAGTTCCTCCTCTCCAACTACGGATTCAAATTCCCTATCTTCCTCACCATGTGCCACATGTCCGCCTGCGCCATCCTCAGCTACCTCTCCATCGTCTTCCTCAAGCTCGTCCCTCTCCAGCACCTCAGATCTCGCTCTCAGTTCATGAAAGTTGCCACTCTCAGCGTCGTCTTCTGCGCATCCGTCGTCGGAGGGAACGTTTCCCTCCGTTATCTCCCCGTCTCGTTTAACCAAGCCGTCGGTGCCACGACGCCGTTTTTCACCGCGCTCTTTGCGTATCTCATGACGTTCAAGAGAGAGGCTTGGGTCACGTACGGTGCTCTCGTCCCCGTTGTTACCGGTGTCGTGATCGCCAGTGGG GGTGAGCCAGGTTTTCACTGGTTTGGATTCATAATGTGCATCAGTGCTACTGCAGCAAGAGCCTTTAAATCAGTTCTTCAAGGCATCTTACTTTCTTCCGAAGG AGAAAAGCTGAACTCGATGAATCTGATGCTGTACATGTCCCCAATAGCCGTCGTTGCGCTTCTGCCCGTGACAGTAGTAATGGAACCTGATGTGATGAGCGTGACTCTATCGCTCGCAAGACAACATAAGTACATGTGGGCACTTCTCCTGGTTAACTCTGTGATGGCTTATTCGGCCAACTTGTTGAACTTTCTCGTTACCAAGCACACAAGCGCGCTTACCCTCCAG GTTCTTGGAAACGCCAAAGGGGCGGTTGCGGTTGTGATATCGATCTTGATTTTCCGAAACCCGGTCACGGTGGTGGGAATTGGTGGGTACAGTATAACGGTGCTTGGGGTTGTTGCTTATGGAGAGACTAAACGTAGGTTTAGATGA